The following are encoded in a window of Brevibacillus ruminantium genomic DNA:
- a CDS encoding DUF1259 domain-containing protein gives MTGKVKVSARFKRLCNQFSTILGGTEHEITKGPVCFVSRNRKVNASILGRRTTSPLVRYQLFSFESLDSSGRALCLGETALFQNQVQRLLTNLRNNGIKVTAVHNHWLFENPRLMYIHWESIDNPIAFARKVKRSIAFLG, from the coding sequence ATGACGGGAAAAGTGAAGGTAAGCGCCCGTTTTAAAAGACTATGTAACCAATTTTCAACCATTTTAGGTGGGACAGAGCATGAAATTACAAAAGGTCCCGTTTGTTTTGTCAGCAGAAACAGGAAGGTAAACGCTTCTATTTTAGGAAGGCGTACGACATCTCCTTTGGTCCGTTATCAACTGTTCTCGTTTGAATCACTGGACAGCTCGGGCCGCGCACTCTGTTTAGGGGAAACGGCCCTCTTCCAAAACCAGGTACAGCGATTGCTGACAAATCTTCGCAATAACGGGATCAAAGTAACAGCAGTTCATAATCACTGGCTGTTTGAAAACCCGCGTCTTATGTATATTCACTGGGAGTCGATCGATAATCCGATTGCATTTGCAAGGAAGGTAAAACGTTCGATTGCTTTCTTGGGTTGA
- a CDS encoding response regulator translates to MLRVMIVEDEQPILDLMERLVGEHPLLQVAGAFTSPIAALDRHAELKPDAVFLDIEMPKMGGIQLAEKLKEQNEELQVVFTTAYPDYAVDAFRVHAVDYLLKPVTSEDLERVAARLLKLHVMRSALRPAVAADQEPIARCFGTFETRGSNGSLINWPTRKTEELFAYLLAYPNRLVGQWHLADLLWPDLDEDRALHNVHNSVYRLKKALKDAGVSLDLSNSNDGYRLQLSPDFSDLERFRDFMNRTAEIDERNTAEAAKLLRSHAGSLYGGKDYSWSAGLAAEIATKQAGLARMLTAYYRRIGNRSAAKETLRVYLLHAPLDEEITGELLRLYAEDGEAGSFRAQYEQYVRGLEEELGAAPAEEIRKLAAAFVHKATEA, encoded by the coding sequence TTGCTGCGTGTCATGATTGTGGAAGACGAGCAACCGATTTTGGATCTGATGGAGAGACTTGTCGGTGAGCATCCGCTCTTGCAAGTCGCCGGCGCGTTCACCAGTCCGATTGCCGCGCTGGATCGCCATGCGGAGCTGAAACCTGACGCCGTGTTTCTCGATATCGAGATGCCAAAAATGGGCGGCATCCAGCTCGCAGAGAAGCTGAAAGAGCAAAATGAGGAGCTTCAGGTCGTATTCACAACGGCGTATCCGGATTATGCGGTGGATGCTTTCCGTGTCCATGCTGTCGATTATTTGCTGAAGCCGGTCACTTCGGAGGATCTGGAACGGGTAGCGGCAAGGTTACTGAAGCTTCACGTCATGCGTTCGGCGCTTCGACCCGCAGTCGCGGCGGATCAGGAACCGATCGCGCGCTGCTTCGGCACATTTGAAACGAGGGGCTCGAACGGAAGCTTGATCAACTGGCCGACTCGTAAGACAGAAGAACTGTTTGCTTATTTGCTGGCGTATCCGAACCGGCTTGTTGGACAATGGCACTTGGCCGACCTGCTCTGGCCGGATCTGGATGAAGATCGTGCGCTCCATAATGTGCACAATTCGGTTTACCGGTTGAAAAAAGCGTTGAAGGATGCAGGCGTGAGCTTGGATTTATCGAACAGCAATGACGGATACCGTCTGCAGCTATCTCCCGATTTCTCTGATTTGGAACGTTTCCGGGACTTCATGAACCGTACGGCGGAGATCGATGAGCGGAATACGGCGGAAGCCGCCAAACTGCTGAGGTCGCATGCCGGTTCCTTGTACGGGGGCAAGGATTATAGCTGGAGCGCGGGTCTGGCTGCCGAGATTGCGACGAAGCAAGCAGGTCTTGCCCGTATGTTGACCGCCTACTATCGGCGAATCGGGAACCGTTCGGCAGCGAAGGAGACGCTGCGCGTCTATTTGCTGCATGCCCCGCTAGATGAGGAAATAACTGGCGAGCTCCTTCGTCTGTATGCCGAAGATGGGGAGGCCGGTTCTTTTCGCGCCCAATATGAGCAGTATGTTAGAGGGTTGGAAGAGGAACTTGGCGCAGCGCCTGCGGAGGAGATCCGCAAGCTGGCGGCAGCATTCGTACACAAAGCGACGGAAGCGTAG
- a CDS encoding InlB B-repeat-containing protein: MKEKTRSFTRFLSMMLLTFLLLADTSGYGKWVKIVRAAESWESKETRTTDALNKVAHHGGTWLTVGNNGAIRKSTDEENWNIRGSLSITEHLNDVTNALDTWVTVGRFGALYFSTDDGDSWKTGDSGVSFDLRAITSSDDMFVAVGESGTILYSLDGQVWASTKLSNDMYFPPAILSDIAYGGGKFVAVGNDGYNDGEIYSSPDGRKWQKSSNVPGIPLGITYGDGKFIAVGNGGAILYSEDGVTWERQTSPTDSTVVLNGVTYEQGHFTAVGSSGTVIHSADGKIWEAETSGISTNLHHIAFANNKYIAVGEGGRLYVQNASVLTNAAAPNIDTQPMDHTGNVGDSVSLSIGATVNDGGTLSYQWYRNTISSNSGGTAINGATDATYIAPTGAAGTTYYYVVVTNTNSQATGSKIATTTSDVASVEVNALANAFTVTYNGNGATSGSVPIDSNEYEEGTTVTVLRNSGDLSKEDYTFAGWNTQADGGGTRYAPGDTFPMGTEDVTLYAMWTAKFAGGDGSAGSPFEIQTVDQLSRVRNALSASYKLIADIDLTEYLSDGGEGYNGGAGWVPIGTAGAPFTGTFDGNGKVITGLRINRPAADNQGLFGYTAHNAELQDVGFTGADVTGNNGVGALVGNNNGSITNSWVSGTVAGNFAVGGLAGYNYGSISNSSATTELTGNGQNVGGLVGENSSVIADSYSEGAVTGSSDVGGLVGKNNGTIQHSHATGVVTSTQYGAGGLVGYNNGGIISDTYATGPVKSQGIGDNVGGLIGANDYNGAISKSYATGTVEGNKHAGGLVGYNYGSILESNASGAVQAVDEVGGLAGRSNKASSIQLSFATGEVTGRYYVGGLVGMNEGYIGDAYATGSVTGDQVVGGLVGVHDSERIVDTYATGAVVANMTRSGVGGLVGINNSTVIESYYDKETTGQTDEGKGEGKRTDEMWQKSTYVGWNFSSIWSIREGINNGYPYFFRVYPFFTVLYDGNGSTSGNVPIDSNTYHKGASVTVLRNSGDLSKEDYTFAGWNTQADGDGTRYAPGDTFPMGTEDVTLYAMWREKQTPHPTPTYTVTYHDNGATSGNVPIDSNDYEEGTTVTVLRNSGDLSKEDYTFAGWNTQADGGGTRYAPGDTFPMGTEDVTLYAMWRAKQTPHPTPTYTVTYHDNGATSGNVPIDSNEYEEGTTVTVLRNSGDLSREDYTFAGWNTQADSGGTRYAPGDTFPMGTENVTLYAMWTANQTPNPTPTYTVTYHDNGATSGNVPIDSNEYEEGTTVTVLRNSGDLSREDYTFAGWNTQADGGGTRYAPGDTFPMGTDNVTLYAMWTANQTPNPTPTYTVTYNDNGATSGNVPIDSNEYEEGTTVKVLGNSGKLAKTDYTFAGWNTQVDGGGTRYAPGDTFTMGTEDVTLYAMWRAKQTPHPTPTYTVTYNDNGATSGNVPIDSNEYEEGTTVTVLRNSGDLSKEDYKFAGWNTQADGGGTRYAPGDTFPMGTENVTLYAMWTANQTPHPTPTYTVTYHDNGATSGNVPIDSNEYEEGTTVTVLRNSGDLSKEDYKFAGWNTQADGGGTRYAPGDTFPMGTENVTLYAMWTANQTPHPTPTYTVTYHDNGATSGNVPIDSNEYEEGTTVTVLRNSGDLSREDYTFAGWNTQADGGGTSYTPGDTFTMGTANVTLYAKWRAKQTPHPTPTYTVTYHDNGATSGNVPIDSNEYEEGTTVKVLGNSGKLAKTDYTFAGWNTQADGGGTSYAAGDTFTMGTANVTLYAKWKVNHTGGSSRDRSSREDSSDRGSSSKPPSDTVISTNGKLTLPVGKKGELSLGDEIKIVIPADAFDKELQLTINKVANTQNLFTSKDVLASPVFEIWKNVSEDFSNLITLTFTFDPKSLKDHQKPSVFYYDESKQVWVDIGGKVNGNTITVKVNHLGKFAVFAIDRDGDTKQPVNFSDLSGHWAKANIKQAVRMGFVSGYPDGTFNPNGPITRSEFTVMLAGALKLEGSSEALAFTDNDQIGAWAKQAVALAVKAGIVSGYEDGSFRPNARITRAEMAVMIARVLRFSLDENATTSFADDGEIPNWAKGTVEMVRKQRIASGRNSNNFVPNDTATRAEAVVMLLRMLEVRDQQ, translated from the coding sequence ATGAAAGAGAAGACTCGATCGTTTACTCGCTTTCTTAGTATGATGCTCTTGACATTTTTGTTGTTAGCCGATACCAGTGGCTACGGGAAATGGGTCAAAATTGTGCGGGCGGCTGAAAGTTGGGAAAGCAAAGAAACACGTACAACAGATGCTCTGAACAAGGTGGCCCATCACGGCGGGACCTGGCTGACAGTGGGCAACAATGGAGCGATTCGCAAATCGACCGATGAGGAGAACTGGAACATACGCGGAAGCCTTAGCATCACGGAACACCTGAACGATGTGACCAACGCACTCGATACCTGGGTGACAGTCGGCAGATTCGGTGCACTGTACTTCTCCACTGACGATGGGGATTCGTGGAAAACGGGAGACAGCGGTGTTAGCTTCGACCTGAGGGCAATCACAAGCAGTGACGACATGTTTGTGGCGGTAGGAGAAAGCGGTACCATCCTTTACTCATTAGATGGGCAGGTCTGGGCATCAACAAAATTATCAAATGACATGTATTTTCCACCCGCCATACTAAGCGACATTGCTTACGGTGGCGGAAAATTTGTGGCGGTAGGGAATGACGGCTATAACGACGGCGAGATTTATTCGTCTCCTGACGGAAGGAAATGGCAGAAGAGTTCCAATGTCCCGGGTATACCGCTTGGGATTACATATGGTGACGGTAAGTTCATCGCTGTGGGCAACGGGGGTGCGATCCTCTATTCGGAGGATGGCGTGACGTGGGAGAGGCAGACGTCGCCAACCGATTCGACTGTTGTACTAAATGGTGTCACATATGAACAAGGTCATTTTACAGCCGTCGGCTCATCAGGCACCGTCATCCATTCTGCTGACGGGAAGATATGGGAGGCTGAGACCTCAGGAATTTCGACGAACCTCCACCATATCGCCTTTGCCAACAATAAGTATATAGCGGTTGGGGAAGGAGGCAGATTGTATGTGCAGAACGCCTCTGTATTGACCAATGCAGCAGCACCAAATATCGACACGCAGCCGATGGACCACACAGGAAACGTGGGAGACAGCGTGTCCTTGAGCATCGGGGCTACGGTAAATGACGGCGGAACACTGAGCTACCAATGGTACAGGAATACGATAAGCAGTAACAGCGGCGGCACAGCGATCAATGGTGCGACAGACGCAACGTACATCGCGCCCACAGGAGCGGCGGGCACGACCTACTACTATGTCGTCGTGACGAACACGAACAGCCAGGCGACGGGCAGCAAGATAGCCACGACAACCAGCGATGTGGCCAGCGTCGAAGTAAATGCGCTCGCCAACGCCTTTACGGTAACCTATAACGGCAACGGTGCAACATCCGGCAGCGTGCCGATCGACAGCAATGAATATGAGGAAGGAACGACGGTCACCGTGCTTCGCAACAGCGGCGATCTGTCGAAGGAAGACTACACTTTCGCGGGGTGGAACACGCAGGCGGATGGCGGCGGAACGAGGTACGCCCCAGGAGACACGTTCCCGATGGGCACGGAGGATGTGACACTGTATGCGATGTGGACAGCGAAATTTGCGGGTGGAGACGGATCGGCAGGTTCCCCTTTCGAAATTCAAACGGTTGATCAACTGAGTCGTGTAAGGAACGCATTGAGCGCTTCTTATAAGCTGATCGCGGATATTGATTTAACCGAATATCTCTCCGATGGTGGCGAAGGATATAACGGCGGCGCGGGCTGGGTGCCGATTGGAACGGCAGGCGCACCGTTTACCGGAACTTTCGACGGGAACGGAAAGGTGATTACGGGGTTACGTATTAATCGACCTGCCGCAGATAACCAAGGGTTATTTGGATATACGGCACACAATGCCGAACTTCAGGATGTTGGTTTCACTGGAGCGGACGTAACCGGTAACAATGGTGTTGGCGCTCTCGTCGGCAATAACAACGGTTCGATTACGAATTCCTGGGTTTCCGGAACGGTAGCCGGCAACTTTGCTGTCGGAGGGCTTGCGGGATACAATTACGGATCAATCTCTAACTCCTCCGCGACAACCGAATTAACTGGCAATGGTCAAAATGTAGGTGGGCTGGTAGGTGAGAATTCTTCGGTTATTGCCGACTCCTATTCCGAAGGTGCAGTCACAGGCAGCAGCGATGTTGGCGGGCTTGTCGGTAAAAATAATGGGACTATTCAGCACTCCCATGCTACAGGGGTAGTAACGAGCACCCAATACGGGGCCGGCGGGCTGGTTGGTTACAATAACGGAGGTATCATATCAGACACTTATGCGACAGGACCAGTAAAGAGTCAGGGCATTGGCGATAATGTCGGCGGACTGATCGGCGCCAATGACTACAACGGCGCCATCTCCAAATCCTATGCAACAGGAACAGTCGAGGGCAATAAACATGCAGGCGGGCTGGTCGGGTACAACTACGGCTCCATTCTGGAATCCAATGCTTCAGGTGCAGTTCAAGCTGTAGATGAAGTCGGCGGGTTAGCGGGTCGGAGTAACAAAGCCAGTTCGATTCAACTATCCTTTGCGACGGGCGAAGTAACTGGGCGTTATTATGTCGGTGGGTTGGTTGGGATGAATGAAGGTTACATAGGAGACGCCTATGCGACAGGTTCGGTAACAGGTGACCAAGTCGTTGGCGGATTGGTGGGGGTACATGATTCCGAAAGGATTGTGGACACCTATGCGACCGGAGCGGTGGTTGCAAACATGACGAGATCTGGCGTTGGCGGACTTGTGGGGATAAATAACTCTACCGTTATCGAATCCTATTATGATAAGGAAACAACAGGGCAAACGGATGAAGGAAAAGGGGAAGGCAAACGTACAGATGAGATGTGGCAGAAAAGTACCTATGTCGGATGGAATTTCTCCTCAATATGGAGCATCCGCGAAGGAATAAACAACGGTTATCCTTATTTTTTTCGTGTTTATCCGTTCTTTACGGTTCTCTATGACGGCAACGGAAGTACGTCTGGTAACGTGCCGATCGACAGTAATACGTATCACAAGGGAGCGTCAGTTACGGTGCTTCGCAACAGCGGCGATCTGTCGAAGGAAGACTACACTTTCGCGGGCTGGAACACGCAGGCGGATGGCGACGGAACGAGGTACGCCCCAGGAGACACGTTCCCGATGGGCACGGAGGATGTGACGCTGTATGCGATGTGGAGAGAGAAACAGACGCCGCATCCGACACCGACCTACACCGTAACCTATCACGACAACGGCGCTACATCCGGCAACGTGCCAATCGACAGCAATGATTATGAGGAAGGAACGACGGTCACCGTGCTTCGCAACAGCGGCGATCTGTCGAAGGAAGACTACACATTCGCGGGCTGGAACACGCAGGCGGATGGCGGCGGAACGAGGTACGCCCCAGGGGACACGTTCCCGATGGGCACGGAGGATGTGACGCTGTATGCGATGTGGAGAGCGAAACAGACGCCGCATCCGACACCAACCTACACCGTAACCTATCACGACAACGGCGCTACATCCGGCAACGTGCCGATCGACAGCAATGAATATGAGGAAGGAACGACAGTCACCGTGCTTCGCAACAGCGGCGATCTGTCGAGGGAAGACTACACTTTCGCGGGCTGGAACACGCAGGCGGATAGCGGCGGAACGAGGTACGCTCCAGGAGACACGTTCCCGATGGGCACGGAGAATGTGACGCTGTATGCAATGTGGACGGCGAATCAGACGCCTAATCCGACTCCGACCTACACCGTAACCTATCACGACAACGGCGCTACATCCGGCAACGTGCCAATCGACAGCAATGAATATGAGGAAGGAACGACGGTCACCGTGCTTCGCAACAGCGGCGATCTGTCGAGGGAAGACTACACTTTCGCGGGCTGGAACACGCAGGCGGATGGCGGCGGAACGAGGTACGCCCCAGGGGACACGTTCCCGATGGGCACGGATAATGTAACGCTGTATGCAATGTGGACGGCGAATCAGACGCCTAATCCGACTCCGACCTACACCGTAACCTATAACGACAACGGCGCTACATCCGGCAACGTGCCGATCGACAGCAATGAATATGAGGAAGGAACGACGGTCAAGGTGCTTGGCAACAGCGGTAAACTGGCAAAGACGGACTACACATTCGCGGGCTGGAACACGCAGGTGGATGGCGGCGGAACGAGGTACGCCCCAGGGGACACGTTCACGATGGGCACGGAGGATGTGACGCTGTATGCGATGTGGAGAGCGAAACAGACGCCGCATCCGACACCGACCTACACCGTAACCTATAACGACAACGGTGCTACATCCGGCAACGTACCGATCGACAGCAATGAATATGAGGAAGGAACGACGGTCACCGTGCTTCGCAACAGCGGCGATCTATCGAAGGAAGACTACAAATTCGCGGGCTGGAACACGCAGGCGGACGGCGGCGGAACGAGGTACGCCCCAGGAGACACGTTCCCGATGGGCACGGAGAATGTGACGCTGTATGCAATGTGGACAGCGAATCAGACACCGCATCCAACTCCGACCTACACCGTAACCTATCACGACAACGGTGCTACATCCGGCAACGTACCGATCGACAGCAATGAATATGAGGAAGGAACGACGGTCACCGTGCTTCGCAACAGCGGCGATCTATCGAAGGAAGACTACAAATTCGCGGGCTGGAACACGCAGGCGGACGGCGGCGGAACGAGGTACGCCCCAGGAGACACGTTCCCGATGGGCACGGAGAATGTGACGCTGTATGCAATGTGGACAGCGAATCAGACACCGCATCCAACTCCGACCTACACCGTAACCTATCACGACAACGGCGCTACTTCCGGCAACGTGCCAATCGACAGCAATGAATATGAGGAAGGAACGACGGTCACCGTGCTTCGCAACAGCGGCGATCTGTCGAGGGAAGACTACACATTCGCGGGCTGGAATACACAGGCGGACGGAGGCGGAACGAGCTATACCCCAGGAGACACGTTCACGATGGGCACGGCGAACGTCACGCTATATGCGAAGTGGAGAGCGAAACAGACGCCGCATCCGACACCAACCTACACCGTAACCTATCACGACAACGGTGCTACATCCGGCAACGTACCGATCGACAGCAATGAATATGAGGAAGGAACGACGGTCAAGGTACTTGGCAACAGCGGTAAACTGGCAAAGACGGACTACACATTCGCGGGCTGGAACACGCAGGCGGACGGCGGCGGAACGAGCTATGCCGCAGGAGACACGTTCACGATGGGCACGGCGAACGTCACGCTATATGCGAAGTGGAAGGTCAACCATACGGGCGGTTCTTCCAGAGACCGTTCTTCCAGAGAAGATTCATCTGATAGGGGTTCATCATCAAAGCCTCCGAGTGATACGGTGATTTCGACAAACGGCAAATTAACGCTTCCAGTAGGCAAAAAAGGTGAACTTAGCTTAGGTGATGAGATCAAGATCGTTATTCCTGCCGATGCTTTCGATAAAGAACTGCAACTAACGATCAACAAAGTGGCAAATACACAGAACCTGTTCACGAGCAAAGACGTTCTGGCCAGCCCGGTATTCGAAATTTGGAAGAACGTTTCGGAGGACTTCAGCAATCTGATTACCCTTACTTTTACCTTCGATCCGAAAAGCTTGAAAGATCATCAAAAGCCTTCTGTATTTTATTATGACGAATCGAAGCAGGTTTGGGTTGATATCGGCGGCAAGGTAAACGGCAATACAATCACCGTAAAAGTCAACCACTTAGGAAAATTTGCGGTATTCGCAATAGACCGAGATGGAGACACGAAACAACCAGTCAACTTCAGTGATCTTTCGGGACACTGGGCAAAGGCAAATATCAAGCAAGCCGTTCGCATGGGTTTCGTCAGTGGCTATCCAGACGGCACATTTAATCCGAACGGACCGATCACCCGTTCCGAGTTTACCGTGATGCTTGCGGGTGCCTTGAAACTGGAAGGATCAAGTGAGGCGCTTGCATTCACGGATAACGATCAAATCGGCGCATGGGCGAAGCAAGCGGTCGCCCTGGCAGTGAAGGCGGGCATTGTCAGCGGGTACGAGGACGGCAGCTTCCGGCCAAATGCGCGGATCACCCGCGCGGAGATGGCGGTCATGATTGCCAGAGTGTTAAGGTTCTCCCTTGACGAGAATGCAACAACCAGCTTCGCAGACGACGGGGAGATTCCGAATTGGGCGAAAGGCACCGTGGAGATGGTTCGCAAACAGCGCATCGCTAGTGGCCGCAACAGCAACAATTTCGTTCCGAACGATACGGCGACAAGGGCGGAAGCGGTAGTAATGCTGCTCAGAATGTTGGAAGTTCGAGATCAACAGTAA
- a CDS encoding DUF1259 domain-containing protein: protein MAKQVKVSPQFKRLCNQFGKILGGKSEVDEGPVCFVTRMTNLPATILGRRTRSPLVQMQMFSFESLDKSGRALCLGETAVHQNQVNRLLSNLRKRGIKVTALHNHWLKENPRLMYMHWEAIEKPVVFARKTKESIAFLG from the coding sequence ATGGCAAAACAAGTGAAGGTAAGCCCGCAATTCAAAAGACTTTGTAACCAATTTGGAAAAATCCTGGGAGGAAAGTCGGAAGTTGATGAAGGTCCGGTTTGTTTTGTCACGCGGATGACGAACCTGCCGGCAACGATTTTGGGAAGAAGAACCCGCTCCCCATTGGTTCAAATGCAAATGTTTTCGTTTGAATCTCTTGATAAGTCGGGCCGCGCTCTTTGTTTAGGTGAGACTGCCGTACACCAAAATCAGGTGAATCGATTGCTCTCGAATCTCCGTAAACGTGGGATAAAAGTAACTGCACTTCATAATCACTGGTTAAAAGAAAATCCACGCTTAATGTATATGCACTGGGAGGCCATCGAGAAGCCGGTTGTATTTGCTAGAAAAACCAAAGAATCTATCGCATTCCTGGGTTAA
- a CDS encoding VOC family protein, producing the protein MKIIVTSIFVQDQDKALAFYTETLGFVKKHDVPVGEYRWITLVSPDDQDGTELLLEPNNHPAAKEYQKKIFADGIPATMFGVADIHNEYKRLLENGVKFTMEPTKMGELTIAVFDDTCGNLIQIVQK; encoded by the coding sequence ATGAAAATCATCGTTACGAGTATATTCGTTCAAGATCAAGACAAGGCACTGGCGTTTTATACAGAAACGCTGGGCTTTGTAAAAAAGCATGACGTTCCCGTCGGAGAATATAGGTGGATAACGCTCGTTTCCCCGGATGATCAAGACGGTACGGAGCTTTTACTCGAACCGAATAACCATCCTGCTGCCAAAGAGTATCAAAAGAAGATATTTGCCGATGGCATCCCCGCAACCATGTTTGGGGTTGCTGATATTCATAATGAGTACAAAAGATTATTGGAAAACGGCGTGAAGTTTACAATGGAGCCGACAAAAATGGGAGAACTCACAATAGCCGTCTTCGACGATACATGCGGCAACCTTATTCAGATCGTGCAGAAGTAA